In a single window of the Phycisphaerae bacterium genome:
- a CDS encoding sigma-70 family RNA polymerase sigma factor, translating to MREAVWHFRRRADLTKHLEHGRADFDDDHEPSEDDWGRDIDPGLDQDADSQPTEIQDWQRPTRADNAGLDEDDLAQVARLAAWDAVANYDPSRAGPGGCEGHVKARIKYALQNARRTARRQCGVRVVEDRLVDPDADVPEDAPPVEQPEPLRISRREARGGDARKQAVAVLGRLSPTTKRTLARLADRPGASKEDLAQEHQIPVSTWEKRLRAAKRDLDAALSEIDDVAPPVLALLKLLEDAE from the coding sequence GTGCGCGAGGCCGTCTGGCACTTCCGCCGACGGGCCGATCTGACGAAACACCTAGAGCATGGCCGGGCGGATTTCGACGACGACCACGAGCCCAGCGAAGATGACTGGGGCCGGGACATCGACCCGGGGTTGGATCAGGACGCTGATTCACAGCCGACAGAAATCCAGGACTGGCAACGGCCGACGCGGGCGGACAACGCCGGCCTTGACGAAGACGATCTAGCCCAGGTTGCCCGCTTGGCGGCGTGGGACGCCGTGGCAAACTATGACCCGTCGCGGGCTGGCCCTGGCGGGTGCGAGGGGCACGTAAAGGCGAGAATCAAGTACGCCTTGCAGAATGCACGCCGAACGGCGCGGCGGCAATGCGGCGTGCGGGTCGTCGAGGATCGGCTGGTTGACCCGGACGCGGACGTACCAGAAGACGCGCCCCCGGTTGAGCAGCCCGAACCCCTGCGGATTTCGCGACGCGAGGCCCGCGGCGGCGACGCGCGAAAACAGGCGGTGGCCGTGCTCGGGCGATTGTCGCCAACAACAAAACGAACACTAGCCCGGTTGGCTGACCGTCCGGGGGCGTCAAAAGAAGACCTTGCACAAGAACATCAAATCCCGGTGTCAACCTGGGAAAAGCGGCTCCGCGCGGCCAAGCGTGACCTCGACGCGGCGCTTTCGGAAATTGACGACGTAGCGCCGCCGGTGCTGGCGCTTCTGAAACTTCTAGAGGATGCAGAATGA
- a CDS encoding patatin-like phospholipase family protein produces MSRFRILSLDGGGIRGAFTASFLAELEREIGAPIGRYFDLAAGTSTGGIIALAVALGEPASRIVDFYRNAGPKVFTRAAPMKCGWFGGIARALLARRLRHLGLTYDDLFQARYDSAELRRALQEVFGTKTLLHAKMRVLIPAVDLSRGSPVVFKTPHLPDASTRDRNFQAVDIALATAAAPTYFPHAAIGPGSAYSDGGLWANNPVLIALAEVLRLRNPGPRDFDGVQALSVGTGRGRYSLVPPNGAGLAWWGPRLIDVMSLSQSEGTMRVAEFMLGEHFHRVDFDLPDSTWHLDSVEHIEQLIHFGREEAHRQLAPLRNWVLDGITRETNWKFDTDETRSAVSRDLVSLR; encoded by the coding sequence GTGAGCCGGTTTCGCATTCTCAGTCTCGACGGCGGTGGAATTCGTGGCGCCTTCACTGCGTCTTTCCTTGCAGAGCTCGAACGCGAGATCGGGGCACCGATTGGCCGGTACTTCGACTTGGCGGCCGGCACCTCAACAGGTGGGATCATCGCGCTGGCCGTGGCACTTGGCGAGCCGGCCAGCCGGATCGTCGACTTCTACAGAAACGCCGGCCCAAAGGTGTTCACCCGCGCGGCGCCGATGAAGTGCGGCTGGTTCGGGGGCATTGCGCGAGCGCTCCTTGCTCGCCGCCTTCGTCATCTGGGCCTCACGTATGACGATCTGTTCCAGGCGCGCTACGACTCGGCAGAGCTTCGGCGCGCGCTCCAGGAGGTCTTCGGAACCAAGACCCTCCTCCACGCGAAGATGCGCGTGCTCATCCCGGCCGTCGATCTGTCGCGCGGCTCGCCAGTTGTCTTCAAGACGCCTCATCTTCCAGACGCGAGTACTCGCGATCGGAACTTCCAGGCAGTTGATATCGCCCTGGCGACAGCCGCGGCACCCACGTACTTCCCGCACGCGGCGATCGGTCCCGGCAGCGCCTACAGCGACGGCGGCCTCTGGGCGAATAATCCCGTGCTCATCGCCCTCGCGGAGGTGCTTCGCCTTCGCAACCCTGGACCACGCGATTTCGACGGTGTACAGGCGCTCTCCGTCGGTACGGGACGAGGTCGGTATTCGCTTGTGCCCCCCAACGGTGCGGGCCTCGCCTGGTGGGGTCCGCGGCTCATCGATGTGATGTCGCTTTCTCAAAGCGAGGGGACGATGCGCGTGGCCGAGTTCATGCTAGGCGAACATTTTCATCGCGTTGACTTCGACCTCCCCGATAGTACTTGGCACCTGGACAGCGTCGAACATATCGAGCAGCTGATTCACTTCGGTCGCGAGGAGGCCCACCGGCAGCTTGCGCCGCTTCGTAATTGGGTTCTCGACGGGATAACCAGAGAGACCAATTGGAAGTTCGACACCGACGAGACTCGCTCCGCCGTCTCTCGGGATCTGGTCAGCCTTCGCTGA
- a CDS encoding nucleotidyltransferase, producing MTMLALHLDSVNAQLDALLELVCAELQLTQTQYDDATRSYTAVGEFLDRPGTSLAPFAPTIFPQGSMALGTTNKPRDREEFDVDLVCLLLGLDPTRASPTAVYEAVLGRLRESDRYRPKLRPKDRCIRIDYAGQFHLDVIPACPSRRLGAPWGELAIVISDRDRRVWVPTNPRGYALWFRTRAVPAEAYRYAASVEPLPPNLGLSEKTVLHRIVQLFKRRRDVHFDRNEFAPRSILLTTIDGLLYDGEGSLLKSMTQILDKLVAWGARSNGGGPPIVANPTDPSENLARHWREDHRHFAKFVEFVLVFQDGMERLRAARGTERIAEILDELFDPKGSGIVRRAVEAYTARFQQSRERCEIGFVPRRSGLVAVAATPQARTIRPNTFFGANY from the coding sequence GTGACCATGTTGGCGCTTCACCTCGATTCCGTCAATGCCCAGCTCGACGCCCTCCTAGAACTAGTCTGCGCGGAGCTTCAACTCACGCAGACGCAGTACGATGACGCGACACGCAGCTACACGGCGGTAGGCGAGTTTTTGGACCGGCCGGGGACCAGCCTTGCGCCCTTTGCGCCGACGATCTTCCCTCAGGGGTCGATGGCGCTCGGCACGACGAACAAGCCACGGGATCGCGAGGAGTTCGACGTTGATCTCGTTTGCCTCCTGCTCGGGCTCGACCCGACACGAGCGAGCCCGACCGCCGTGTATGAAGCGGTGCTCGGTCGGCTGCGGGAGAGCGATCGCTACCGCCCAAAGCTCAGGCCGAAGGACCGCTGCATTCGAATTGACTATGCCGGGCAGTTTCACCTCGACGTGATCCCCGCCTGCCCCTCTCGTCGACTCGGAGCACCGTGGGGTGAGCTCGCGATCGTAATCTCTGATCGGGATCGGCGCGTCTGGGTTCCCACGAACCCCCGAGGCTATGCCCTGTGGTTTCGAACCCGAGCGGTGCCTGCGGAGGCATATCGATACGCTGCGTCCGTGGAGCCGCTTCCGCCGAATCTCGGCCTTTCGGAGAAGACCGTCCTTCACCGCATCGTGCAGCTCTTCAAGCGCCGGCGCGATGTACATTTCGACAGGAACGAGTTCGCTCCGCGGTCTATTCTGCTCACGACGATTGACGGCCTGCTCTATGATGGCGAGGGTTCCCTGCTGAAGTCGATGACTCAGATCCTCGACAAACTCGTGGCCTGGGGAGCACGATCGAATGGTGGCGGTCCTCCAATCGTCGCGAATCCGACCGACCCGAGCGAGAATCTGGCTCGCCACTGGCGCGAGGATCACCGTCATTTCGCGAAGTTCGTCGAGTTCGTCCTTGTGTTTCAGGATGGAATGGAGCGCCTTCGAGCGGCTCGGGGCACCGAGCGGATCGCCGAGATCCTGGACGAGCTGTTTGACCCGAAGGGAAGCGGGATCGTTCGGCGCGCGGTAGAAGCATACACTGCCCGGTTTCAGCAGAGTCGCGAGCGGTGCGAGATCGGGTTCGTTCCGCGGCGAAGTGGGCTCGTCGCCGTGGCCGCTACCCCGCAGGCCAGGACCATCCGGCCCAACACCTTCTTCGGAGCCAACTACTGA
- a CDS encoding helix-turn-helix transcriptional regulator, which translates to MDLFEHISMRIRDLRTGYGGEGVSQEALANALETTANTISRWETGTYKPSIQDLDRLSRFFGVSILTFFPGDEERGANDQVAALLRAAKQLKPADVEELRRYAEFRKARSLYGAGQRPRRGRKREKFT; encoded by the coding sequence ATGGACCTCTTTGAACATATCTCCATGCGAATACGAGACTTGCGTACAGGCTACGGTGGCGAGGGCGTCTCCCAAGAGGCACTCGCCAACGCACTCGAGACGACGGCAAACACGATCTCCAGGTGGGAGACTGGCACGTACAAGCCTTCCATCCAAGACCTGGATCGCTTGAGCCGCTTCTTCGGTGTTTCGATCTTGACGTTTTTCCCGGGCGACGAGGAGCGCGGGGCGAACGATCAGGTTGCCGCCCTCCTCCGCGCAGCCAAGCAGTTGAAGCCGGCCGACGTGGAGGAACTCCGGCGCTATGCTGAGTTCCGAAAGGCGAGAAGCCTGTATGGTGCGGGGCAGCGCCCCCGTCGGGGTCGCAAGCGGGAGAAGTTCACGTGA
- a CDS encoding ImmA/IrrE family metallo-endopeptidase, whose protein sequence is MKALAREVRARNHLAGPRVSRSDLRRVYKACGITLDLRSGFKNLRGAYFNDECGPTVVIDKGLPEDPRVFTMGHELKHHLADRERPGFRCDMANVGTDPIEIGAEVFAAELLFPEADFSALLAQMGVTSGSCMPEHLVRLKHETRTTLSYQGLAKRAEFMGLANPGTFDRIQFKKLEEQMFGKPFRRARKRTGRG, encoded by the coding sequence ATGAAGGCGCTCGCCCGAGAGGTTCGGGCGAGGAACCACCTTGCAGGGCCGCGCGTTTCGCGGAGCGATCTTCGGCGCGTGTACAAAGCCTGCGGGATCACGTTGGATCTCAGGTCGGGTTTCAAGAACTTGCGGGGAGCGTACTTCAACGACGAGTGTGGCCCGACGGTTGTCATCGACAAAGGGCTTCCTGAGGACCCGCGCGTCTTTACGATGGGCCATGAATTAAAGCATCATCTCGCTGATCGGGAGCGCCCGGGCTTCCGCTGCGACATGGCCAATGTTGGCACGGACCCCATCGAGATTGGAGCCGAGGTCTTTGCCGCCGAGCTTCTCTTTCCGGAGGCGGACTTCAGCGCGCTGCTCGCTCAGATGGGCGTGACTTCCGGATCGTGCATGCCGGAGCATCTGGTCCGCCTCAAGCACGAGACCAGGACGACGCTTAGCTACCAGGGGCTCGCGAAGCGCGCCGAGTTCATGGGACTCGCCAATCCCGGTACGTTCGACCGCATCCAATTCAAGAAGCTCGAAGAGCAGATGTTCGGCAAGCCGTTTCGACGCGCTCGCAAGCGCACCGGTCGGGGATAG
- a CDS encoding type I restriction endonuclease subunit R, whose amino-acid sequence MPGRHTEYAFEAAIEHHLTTAGGYVPGDRDGFDPHRAIFPVDALAFIKATQPDDWAYLEGIQKDRAGETLLDDLCRALDSEHEGCLSVLRHGFKCFGKLFHVAYFAPASGMNPETKRRYEANRLTVTRQLRYSARHGNTLDVTLALNGIPVATAELKNPMTVQTWRHAVTQYKNDRDPSDLVFQFKRRTLVHFALDTDEVYMTTRLAGGKTYFLPFNRGCGGGGGNPENPGGYKTAYLWEAVLERHSFLDILARFIHLQVEEKKLGDKKVRKQTMIFPRYHQLDCVRKMVADARQRGVGNNCLVQHSAGSGKSNSIAWLAHRLSSLYDAQDEKVFDSVIVVTDRVVLDQQLQNTIYQFEHKQGVVQKIDINSTQLAEALGAGVPVVITTLQKFPFVTEKIGDLPKKRYAVIVDEAHSSQGGETATELKGVLAGAAIKEEAKAKAEAEGLPDYEEEILKAMAKRGKQPNISFFAFTATPKYKTLEVFGRPGPDGKPQPFHLYSMRQAIDEGFILDVLQHYTTYRTYYRLIKSIEDDPRVDKRKAARALARFMSLHPHNIAQKTEVMVEHFRHFTLHKIGGKAKAMVVTSSRLHAVRYKQAFDKYIAEKGYKEIKTLVAFSGTVIDPDAPGIEYTESGMDVDAQGKHIGQKELPERFATEEYQVLLVAEKYQTGFDQPLLHTMYVDKRLAGIQAVQTLSRLNRTHPGKEDTFVLDFVNEPDEILAAFQPYYEQTLVGEQADPKQLYELQAKLDAQQVYHKAEVEEFCRVFYKPKRDQTPMDHARMNACIDPAVGRFAALGDEEREEFRKTLTAFRNLYSFLSQVIPFQDTDLEKLYSYIRFLLTKLPRGDTGPVYHFDDEVSLKYYRLQKIGEGSIDLEAGKTEPIDGPTSVGTKAAHPDDIELSRLIDILNERFGTEFKPGDQLFFESIREDAVADNNLRQAARANTMENFGYVFRKALEGLFIDRMDQNEEITARFMNEERFREAVSQHLLKDVYDHIRNEDETRQ is encoded by the coding sequence ATGCCCGGCCGGCACACTGAGTACGCCTTTGAAGCCGCTATAGAGCACCACCTGACGACGGCCGGCGGGTATGTCCCGGGCGACCGCGATGGCTTTGATCCGCACCGGGCGATCTTCCCGGTCGACGCGCTCGCGTTCATCAAAGCGACGCAGCCTGATGATTGGGCGTACTTGGAGGGCATCCAGAAGGACAGGGCTGGGGAGACGTTGCTGGACGACCTGTGTCGGGCGCTGGACTCCGAGCACGAGGGCTGCTTGTCGGTGCTGCGGCACGGGTTCAAGTGCTTTGGGAAGCTGTTTCACGTCGCCTACTTCGCGCCGGCCAGCGGGATGAACCCCGAGACGAAGAGGCGCTACGAGGCCAACCGGCTGACGGTCACGCGGCAGTTGCGGTACTCAGCCAGGCACGGGAACACGCTAGACGTCACGCTGGCACTCAACGGCATCCCGGTCGCCACAGCGGAACTGAAGAACCCCATGACCGTTCAGACCTGGCGGCACGCGGTGACGCAGTACAAGAACGACCGTGATCCGAGCGACCTGGTCTTCCAGTTCAAGCGGCGGACGCTGGTGCATTTCGCGCTGGACACCGACGAGGTCTACATGACCACGCGGCTGGCGGGCGGCAAGACCTACTTCCTGCCGTTCAACCGGGGTTGCGGTGGCGGCGGCGGAAACCCGGAGAACCCGGGCGGGTACAAGACGGCGTACCTGTGGGAAGCGGTGCTGGAGCGGCACAGCTTCCTGGACATCCTGGCGCGGTTCATCCACCTGCAGGTTGAGGAAAAGAAGCTCGGCGACAAGAAGGTCAGGAAGCAGACGATGATCTTCCCCCGCTACCACCAGCTCGACTGCGTGCGGAAGATGGTGGCCGACGCCCGGCAGCGCGGCGTCGGGAACAACTGCCTCGTGCAGCACTCGGCGGGCAGCGGTAAGAGCAACTCCATCGCCTGGCTGGCCCACCGACTGAGCAGCTTGTACGACGCGCAGGACGAGAAGGTCTTCGATTCGGTGATCGTGGTGACCGACCGGGTCGTGCTCGACCAGCAGCTTCAGAACACGATTTACCAGTTCGAGCACAAGCAAGGCGTGGTGCAGAAGATCGACATCAACTCGACGCAGCTGGCCGAGGCGCTCGGTGCGGGCGTGCCGGTTGTCATCACGACGCTGCAGAAATTCCCGTTCGTGACGGAGAAGATCGGCGACCTGCCGAAGAAGCGCTACGCGGTCATCGTGGACGAGGCGCACAGTTCCCAGGGCGGCGAAACAGCGACTGAGCTCAAGGGCGTGCTGGCGGGCGCGGCGATCAAGGAGGAGGCCAAGGCCAAGGCCGAAGCAGAGGGCCTGCCGGACTACGAGGAGGAGATCCTCAAGGCGATGGCCAAGCGCGGCAAGCAGCCGAACATTAGCTTCTTCGCCTTCACGGCCACGCCCAAGTACAAGACGCTGGAGGTCTTCGGCCGGCCGGGGCCGGATGGCAAGCCGCAGCCGTTCCATCTTTACAGCATGCGGCAGGCTATCGACGAAGGCTTCATCCTCGACGTGCTGCAGCACTACACGACGTACAGAACCTACTACCGGCTGATCAAGTCGATCGAGGACGACCCGAGGGTTGACAAACGCAAGGCGGCGCGGGCGCTGGCGCGGTTCATGAGCCTGCACCCGCACAACATCGCGCAGAAGACCGAAGTGATGGTCGAGCACTTCCGCCACTTCACGCTGCACAAGATCGGCGGCAAGGCCAAGGCGATGGTGGTCACGTCCAGTCGTTTGCACGCGGTCAGGTACAAGCAGGCGTTCGACAAGTACATCGCGGAGAAGGGCTACAAGGAGATCAAGACGCTGGTGGCCTTCAGCGGCACCGTGATCGACCCGGATGCGCCCGGGATCGAGTACACCGAGTCGGGGATGGACGTGGACGCCCAGGGCAAGCACATCGGCCAGAAGGAGTTGCCCGAGCGGTTCGCGACCGAGGAATACCAGGTGCTGCTCGTGGCCGAGAAGTACCAGACAGGGTTTGACCAGCCGTTGCTGCACACGATGTACGTCGACAAGCGTCTGGCGGGCATCCAGGCCGTGCAGACGCTGTCACGCCTGAACCGGACGCATCCGGGCAAGGAAGACACATTCGTCCTCGACTTCGTGAACGAGCCGGACGAGATCCTCGCCGCGTTTCAGCCGTACTACGAGCAGACGCTGGTCGGCGAACAAGCCGACCCGAAGCAGCTCTACGAGCTTCAGGCGAAGCTCGACGCCCAGCAGGTCTACCACAAGGCCGAGGTCGAAGAGTTCTGCCGGGTGTTCTACAAGCCCAAGCGAGACCAAACGCCGATGGATCATGCGCGGATGAACGCGTGTATCGATCCGGCCGTCGGGCGGTTCGCCGCATTGGGCGACGAAGAGCGAGAGGAGTTCCGCAAGACGCTCACCGCGTTTCGGAACCTCTACTCGTTCCTCTCGCAGGTCATCCCGTTTCAGGACACCGACCTGGAGAAGCTGTATTCTTACATCCGGTTCCTGCTGACGAAGCTGCCACGAGGCGACACCGGGCCGGTGTACCACTTCGACGATGAAGTGTCGCTCAAGTATTACCGGCTGCAGAAGATCGGCGAGGGTTCGATTGACCTGGAGGCGGGCAAGACCGAACCGATCGACGGGCCGACATCCGTGGGGACGAAGGCGGCCCACCCCGACGACATCGAGCTGTCGCGGCTGATCGACATCCTGAACGAGCGCTTCGGCACCGAGTTCAAGCCCGGCGATCAGCTCTTCTTCGAGTCAATTCGCGAAGACGCCGTGGCGGACAACAACCTGCGGCAGGCGGCGAGGGCGAACACGATGGAGAACTTCGGTTACGTCTTCCGCAAGGCGCTGGAAGGGCTGTTCATCGATCGCATGGACCAGAACGAAGAAATCACGGCTCGCTTCATGAATGAAGAGCGGTTCCGCGAGGCGGTCAGCCAGCACCTCCTCAAGGACGTGTACGACCACATCCGGAACGAAGATGAGACTCGCCAATAG
- a CDS encoding DUF2290 domain-containing protein yields MNAKQIAQVIANTCRDLHSLRLVFAHNSPCVVDSGGGEQVCWPTKGSSSATAYPFGSLEQYLAWVREGEFTCLLFDYSLIRASYECMGNTVVGHSLLYWPCPIGFLSEVETLSDLCDGLEMCLESPRRAREILDLTMRTPMRFDFDPGRESDDHPLVHLHTQFEDTRMSVQQAMCFPAFMKKVLRTFYRDQWTAHPDIEAIHEQAIEHEDAQCDPLAHCLQVSWS; encoded by the coding sequence ATGAACGCCAAGCAGATCGCACAGGTCATCGCGAACACCTGCCGCGACTTGCATTCGCTGCGACTCGTCTTTGCGCACAACAGCCCGTGTGTGGTCGATTCGGGTGGAGGCGAGCAGGTGTGTTGGCCGACCAAGGGGTCCAGCAGCGCGACGGCGTACCCGTTCGGATCACTTGAGCAGTATCTTGCATGGGTGCGCGAGGGTGAATTCACATGTTTGCTGTTCGACTACTCGCTAATCCGTGCTTCCTACGAGTGCATGGGCAACACGGTCGTCGGACATAGTCTCCTGTATTGGCCCTGCCCCATCGGCTTCCTCAGTGAGGTGGAGACCCTGAGCGATCTGTGTGACGGACTTGAGATGTGCCTTGAATCGCCACGCAGAGCACGCGAGATCTTGGACCTGACGATGCGAACACCGATGCGGTTCGATTTCGACCCTGGAAGGGAAAGCGACGATCACCCGCTGGTCCATCTGCATACTCAGTTCGAGGACACACGGATGAGCGTTCAGCAGGCGATGTGCTTTCCCGCTTTCATGAAGAAGGTGCTGCGTACCTTCTATCGTGACCAGTGGACAGCGCACCCGGATATCGAGGCTATTCACGAGCAGGCTATCGAGCACGAAGATGCTCAATGTGATCCCCTTGCCCACTGTCTTCAGGTTTCCTGGAGCTGA
- a CDS encoding DEAD/DEAH box helicase, translated as MNWQVDLEVVYGSSQHNPAVLNGITRALRQAAIKGTFYIGYPVMASSDSSLTVDALLVSQTPGFVAFHLVEQGQNYRECQDRLYYVLEANLSRHESLRSGRKLGVPINIMSIFPEGDVPADADESYPATSVNNLVHALQNAEGVADETLYRKLSAAVQRVTTIKPTKKRTNVAKADSKGAILRKIEKEIANLDRWQKAAAIETPEGPQRIRGLAGSGKTVVLALKAAYLHTQHPEWKIAVTFHTRSLYQQFKDLIERFTLEHMGDKPDWQQLQIVHSWGASGQEGIYSIACNAVNLLPTNYLTAKSRYGSLRAFTGVCNELAAAVRGKQLDLYDAVLIDEAQDLPPSFFRIVDALTKQPKRIIWAYDELQNLSEAGMAAPPDLFDRELTLTNAPDAPQQDIILPVCYRNTPWALTLAHALGFGLFRDAGLVQHFDEPRMWAEIGYMAESGVLDAGQQVTLVRAPRSYPQFFSNLLSPADAVASHAFGSRDEQYAWIAEEIKKNIERDELDPDDIIVVLTEPISQKSEYYELRRHLESHGIQSNLAGITNDRDAFVQPGAVTVSGIYRAKGNEAPMVYIANADHCAVGHELIRLRNILFTGITRSRAWVRLCGLGDRMAVLQREVDQVVNNNFKLTFAVPTPPELEHIRRINRDRTAQEKGQIKKAERSLEEILELLRQGVISAEAMPQLQELLREMRKRKGEQQ; from the coding sequence GTGAACTGGCAAGTTGATCTTGAGGTCGTCTACGGCAGCAGCCAGCACAATCCGGCAGTGCTCAATGGTATCACGCGGGCGCTCCGCCAGGCCGCAATCAAGGGCACGTTCTACATCGGCTATCCGGTGATGGCCTCCTCCGACTCAAGTCTGACCGTCGACGCGTTGTTGGTATCGCAGACCCCCGGCTTCGTGGCGTTCCACCTTGTTGAACAGGGCCAGAACTACCGGGAGTGCCAGGACCGGCTGTACTACGTCCTGGAGGCGAACCTCAGTAGGCACGAGTCGTTGCGGTCGGGCCGCAAGCTCGGCGTTCCGATCAATATCATGTCGATCTTCCCCGAGGGAGATGTTCCCGCGGACGCGGACGAGAGTTACCCGGCGACTAGCGTCAACAACCTGGTGCATGCCTTGCAGAACGCTGAGGGCGTTGCGGATGAGACGCTCTACCGGAAGCTGTCTGCCGCCGTCCAGCGGGTTACGACGATCAAGCCGACGAAGAAACGAACCAACGTCGCCAAGGCGGACTCGAAGGGCGCGATCCTGCGGAAGATTGAGAAGGAGATCGCTAATCTCGACCGATGGCAGAAGGCGGCGGCGATCGAGACGCCCGAGGGGCCGCAGCGAATACGGGGGCTCGCGGGGTCCGGCAAGACGGTCGTGCTGGCGCTGAAGGCGGCGTACCTGCACACACAGCATCCGGAGTGGAAGATCGCCGTCACGTTCCACACCCGCTCGCTGTACCAGCAGTTCAAAGACCTGATCGAGCGGTTCACTCTCGAACACATGGGGGACAAGCCTGACTGGCAGCAACTCCAGATCGTCCATTCCTGGGGAGCGTCGGGCCAGGAGGGCATCTACTCCATCGCGTGCAATGCCGTCAACCTGCTTCCCACGAATTACCTGACGGCCAAATCGCGGTATGGCTCGCTGAGGGCTTTCACAGGCGTCTGCAATGAACTGGCGGCTGCGGTGAGGGGCAAGCAACTAGACCTGTACGATGCCGTGCTGATTGACGAGGCACAAGACCTGCCGCCGTCGTTCTTTCGCATCGTGGATGCGCTGACGAAGCAGCCCAAGCGTATCATCTGGGCTTACGACGAGCTCCAGAATCTGTCTGAAGCGGGAATGGCGGCGCCGCCGGATCTGTTCGACCGCGAGCTCACGCTCACAAACGCGCCGGACGCCCCGCAGCAAGACATCATCCTCCCCGTCTGTTACCGCAACACGCCCTGGGCGTTGACTCTGGCACATGCGCTTGGGTTCGGGCTGTTCCGTGATGCCGGCTTGGTACAGCACTTTGATGAGCCGCGCATGTGGGCCGAAATCGGCTACATGGCGGAAAGCGGCGTGCTGGACGCAGGCCAGCAAGTGACGCTGGTGCGTGCACCACGCTCTTACCCGCAGTTCTTCAGCAACTTGCTTTCACCCGCCGACGCGGTCGCGTCGCATGCCTTTGGGTCACGGGACGAGCAGTACGCTTGGATCGCTGAGGAGATCAAGAAGAACATCGAGCGGGATGAGCTTGATCCGGATGACATCATCGTGGTGCTCACCGAGCCAATCAGCCAGAAGTCGGAATACTACGAGCTTCGTCGACACCTCGAATCACACGGTATTCAGTCAAACCTGGCTGGGATCACGAATGACCGCGACGCCTTCGTGCAGCCGGGTGCGGTGACGGTATCCGGAATCTACCGGGCCAAGGGCAACGAAGCCCCGATGGTGTACATCGCGAATGCTGATCACTGCGCTGTCGGTCACGAGCTGATCCGACTACGGAATATCCTCTTCACAGGGATCACGCGCTCGCGCGCCTGGGTGCGGTTGTGCGGCTTGGGGGACCGGATGGCGGTACTCCAGCGAGAGGTTGATCAGGTCGTCAACAACAACTTCAAGCTCACGTTCGCCGTGCCGACGCCGCCGGAGCTTGAGCACATCCGACGGATTAATCGTGATCGAACTGCGCAAGAGAAGGGCCAGATCAAGAAGGCCGAGCGGAGCCTTGAGGAGATCCTGGAGCTTCTGCGCCAGGGCGTGATCTCGGCAGAGGCCATGCCGCAGCTTCAGGAGTTGCTCAGGGAAATGCGAAAGCGCAAGGGCGAGCAACAATGA